A section of the Roseivirga sp. BDSF3-8 genome encodes:
- a CDS encoding IS4 family transposase has protein sequence MSKVTLFSQIISLLPTANFRRIVQHHHSDKHSKGLITRHHLISMLFCHLAKADSIRDVVQGMKAMSKNIVHLGIDRVPSKSSIAYMNKHRSWEVFRDFYYELQTHLQSGQPFKRTGMKRLKRKVFILDSTTVPLSLQAFDWAHFRSRKGAVKLHTLLDYDGCLPAFIDMTEGKQHDIQAARTVNIPSGSVLVADRAYLDFKWLNDLDSTRVYFVIRAKSNLKAQLIADYAINGYKATDIISDRDICLKSPRSAEAYPGKLRLVRVWDSIQQKELTFLTNNFDWQAKTVADLYKSRWEIEVFFKQVKQNLKIKSFIGTSPNAVLIQVWTAMIVILLLKYLKQKAAFNWHLSNLVTFLRVSLFLKLDLYKWLDRPSFREDTPAEIQLSLFTSNNIRGA, from the coding sequence ATGTCAAAAGTAACACTTTTCAGTCAGATAATCAGCCTTCTTCCCACGGCTAACTTTAGAAGAATAGTCCAACATCATCATTCGGACAAGCACAGCAAAGGTTTGATCACTCGTCACCACCTTATATCGATGCTGTTTTGCCATCTGGCAAAAGCAGACTCAATTAGAGATGTGGTGCAGGGCATGAAAGCTATGTCAAAAAACATCGTTCATTTGGGTATTGATCGAGTCCCCAGTAAGTCCTCTATTGCTTACATGAACAAGCATCGGTCCTGGGAGGTCTTCCGAGACTTTTACTATGAGTTGCAGACACACCTTCAGTCCGGACAGCCCTTCAAACGGACTGGTATGAAACGCCTGAAGCGTAAGGTGTTTATTTTGGACAGCACTACAGTTCCCTTATCGCTGCAGGCCTTTGACTGGGCCCATTTCCGCAGTAGAAAAGGGGCTGTCAAGCTACACACCTTACTGGACTATGACGGCTGTCTTCCTGCCTTTATCGACATGACAGAAGGCAAACAGCATGATATTCAGGCTGCAAGGACAGTAAATATACCCAGTGGTAGTGTATTGGTAGCAGACCGGGCTTACCTGGACTTCAAGTGGTTAAACGATTTGGACAGCACCAGGGTGTATTTTGTGATCAGAGCCAAAAGTAACCTGAAAGCACAACTGATAGCTGATTATGCCATCAATGGTTACAAGGCTACAGACATCATCAGTGACCGGGATATTTGCCTTAAAAGTCCCCGGTCGGCAGAAGCGTATCCGGGTAAACTCAGGCTGGTACGTGTTTGGGACAGCATACAGCAAAAGGAGCTCACCTTCCTGACCAATAACTTCGACTGGCAAGCAAAAACAGTTGCTGATTTGTATAAAAGCCGATGGGAGATCGAGGTGTTCTTTAAGCAGGTGAAGCAAAACCTGAAGATAAAGTCATTTATAGGCACCAGCCCCAACGCTGTGCTCATTCAGGTATGGACGGCTATGATCGTGATATTACTACTCAAATATCTGAAACAGAAAGCAGCATTCAACTGGCATCTGTCCAATTTGGTCACCTTCCTTAGAGTAAGCTTGTTCCTTAAATTAGACCTATATAAATGGCTGGACAGGCCAAGCTTTAGGGAAGACACACCTGCAGAAATACAATTAAGCTTATTTACGTCTAATAATATTAGGGGGGCTTGA
- a CDS encoding phytanoyl-CoA dioxygenase family protein produces MNKTVLPNISSLEKKIFNDPHLQKKFLEDGFLVLDDTIDEEGLAYLTSFFVQNKDKYGRKTYISTIELRDIEHRAKANELFKYVTKPVADKYLYNYKQFYGGYGVKLTTAEDSILGTHIDTTMVPYEGNRTGITMWIPLIDVDESNGCVHVVRGSHKYHRLPRAQRCSFPYEAFVDVIEKHYMEPVPVRRGQIFIMDQSLIHRSGPNNSEYVRVAAMGMFKPEEEKLVYYNRVSEDTEEDLDVYEVEDDFYLRHTLSTTPKEGVKTHLYKNDRKPYIWFDKKEIQA; encoded by the coding sequence ATGAATAAAACAGTGCTTCCTAATATAAGTAGCCTTGAAAAAAAGATCTTTAATGATCCTCATCTTCAGAAAAAATTTCTTGAAGATGGCTTTCTGGTGCTGGATGACACGATCGATGAGGAAGGTTTGGCGTACCTCACAAGCTTCTTCGTTCAGAACAAAGATAAGTATGGTAGAAAAACATATATAAGCACCATTGAGCTAAGAGATATTGAACATAGAGCTAAAGCGAATGAACTATTTAAATATGTAACCAAGCCTGTAGCGGATAAATATCTCTATAATTATAAACAGTTCTATGGAGGGTATGGTGTAAAACTTACTACTGCTGAAGATTCTATACTAGGTACGCATATTGATACCACTATGGTTCCCTATGAAGGTAATCGTACAGGTATTACTATGTGGATACCTTTAATAGATGTGGATGAATCCAATGGCTGCGTTCATGTGGTTCGTGGTAGTCACAAATACCATAGATTACCCAGAGCCCAACGGTGTTCTTTTCCATATGAAGCGTTTGTAGATGTAATAGAAAAACATTATATGGAGCCCGTGCCGGTTCGAAGAGGTCAGATATTTATAATGGACCAATCTCTGATCCACCGTTCAGGACCAAATAATTCTGAATATGTAAGAGTGGCCGCGATGGGTATGTTCAAGCCTGAAGAAGAAAAGCTTGTTTATTATAATAGGGTCAGTGAAGATACCGAGGAGGATTTGGATGTTTATGAGGTTGAGGATGACTTTTATTTGAGACACACGCTATCTACTACGCCTAAAGAGGGGGTGAAAACCCACCTTTACAAAAATGACAGGAAACCTTATATATGGTTTGATAAAAAAGAAATACAAGCCTAG
- a CDS encoding flavodoxin family protein, with the protein MTGNLIYGLIKKKYKPSNSQLIVSLNHKNVILRKKPLVIVGSHRKESDTLTFTEEVMKGIPHKLINLKDRKISAYCYSGKYSEDDDFEKIASLMAVHNPIVFATPVYWYTMSGLMKDYFDRITDLLTINKTGGRRLRGKTMFVISVGSDKKCPDGFEMPFRNTATYLGMRFGGIAYQSTKRKNIKDFEIIRRRLIRHTYI; encoded by the coding sequence ATGACAGGAAACCTTATATATGGTTTGATAAAAAAGAAATACAAGCCTAGCAACAGCCAGCTTATTGTTAGCCTTAACCATAAAAATGTTATTCTTAGAAAGAAACCTTTGGTAATAGTAGGGAGTCATAGAAAAGAAAGTGACACCCTTACTTTTACTGAAGAAGTTATGAAAGGCATACCACACAAACTGATAAATCTGAAAGACAGAAAAATAAGTGCTTATTGTTATTCGGGAAAGTATTCAGAAGATGATGACTTTGAAAAAATAGCTTCACTTATGGCCGTTCATAACCCTATAGTTTTTGCCACCCCAGTGTATTGGTATACTATGAGCGGACTGATGAAAGACTATTTTGACAGGATCACAGACTTGCTTACTATTAACAAAACAGGAGGAAGAAGGCTGAGGGGTAAAACTATGTTTGTAATTTCTGTAGGATCGGATAAAAAATGTCCCGATGGGTTTGAAATGCCATTTCGAAATACGGCAACCTACCTGGGAATGAGATTTGGCGGAATTGCTTACCAATCTACTAAAAGGAAAAATATTAAGGACTTTGAAATTATCAGGAGGCGATTGATAAGACATACTTATATATAA